The following nucleotide sequence is from Leptolyngbya sp. SIO1E4.
ACATCAACTCTTTTCTCACTCAACTTTTCAGCTCCAATCAGACGCCTTGTGAGCAACTTCTGCGGAACAGTTTCAGCGTAGAAAATATCCAGGGAATCGGTATATCAGCTTTTCGCGATTTTTATCAGATTCTTGCTACTGCTTCAAAAACTGTTTGGGTGTGATGCCGACAAATCGCTTGAAGTGCTGGGTAAAGTGGCTTTGGCTGGCGAACCCAACCGCAAAAGCTACGTCTGCAATGCTCAACTGGCGCTGTAACAGCAGCATTTTTGCTCGCTCAATCCGGCATTTAAGAACATACTGATACGGCGAATATCCCACTGATTTTTTGAAGAGTCGAGAAAAGTGGTGCATACTCATCCCAACCGCTTGAGAAAGCTTGTCTAAGGAAATATCTGTATTCAAATATGCCTGGATATACTCAATAGCGATTTGCAATTTTTGCTGAGACAGCCCATCTGTATACTCTCGAATTATTGGCTTTCGTGACGAATACTGTTTCAGCAAGTGAACCACAATGACGGAAGAGACGGATTCTGCGAGTAGACGACTGCCACGGCTTTCTATATTCGAAGTATCGACAACCGTGGTCTCTAATTCCGATTTTAATGACAGACCCAGCTGTTGAATTAAGGGATCACGAATATTCGGCTGTGGCAAAACTTCTAAAGAATCTCCATCAAAGGATTCGTAAGCAACTTTCGAAAACAGAGTAGGGTTCAAATAAATCTCAAGAAATTCGGCATCTGCATTCCAAGTTTCTCTGAGCGATCGCATGGTTGGGTAAATACTGACATCGCCATAACTCTGAAATGCATTTGTAGACAGCCCATCTTGCCACTGTTGTTGTAAGGTTACAGGCTGGCCCAAATGAATACAGATTAAATATTGTCTTGGCTGATATTCAGGTGTTTCGTGGGGCGGTTGCCAGTAATGACTGAGGTGAATCCCTTGCCATGATAAGTGTTTACTTGAAAGCAATGGGGCTTGAGGATAGACCCGCGAAACGGCGTCTTCCTGGGTAAAGTCGATGGCCAGTGTTTGCTTCTGAGACGCTCGATCTTGAGACACGTTTGCAGCAATTTGTAGGGTGTTTCACTATAGCTACCATAGCAGCGCCCAGCGGGGATCGTAATGTAGCCGACCACTTGAGCAGTTGACTCGATCATCAAATCAGGTCATCCAGGCAAGCGCGAGCAGCAGGCTCCCGATTGCATTCATCTGAAGATCAGCCACACCAAAAACACCCCCCAAAATAAAGGCTGACAGTAAGGGAACCCCTGATCTGTCAGCCATTTATAAATCATATGTCTGCTAGATTGGATGCCAATTTAGCAGCACGATTGAATTTTGAAGATCCAGGCCCTATTCGGGACTCTAGGCCTCACAAACCTGAGATGGAATAATAGGGCTAAAGCGCCGAAACTCTGATAAATACTGCTCGAGTGTGACGAACTGGGGCAGGTTCAGGCTGTAATAAGTCCAGCGACCTTGGGGTCTAGCTCGCACTAACCCGGCATCCTTTAATACTCGCAAGTGAAAAGATAACTTAGACTGACTGACATTTAGTTGAGTACACAAATCGCAGACACACATTTCCTGGGTTCTCAGGCTCTCGATAACGTTAATCCTGAGTGGGTCAGACAGGGCGTGGAAGCCTGATAAGCAGACTTCCGTCGGTTCTAAAGTGCTTGTAACAGTCATGATTGTATTAATTAGTATGGATCCATACTAGCGAACTCAAACCTTGCTTGGAGAATTGTTAGCGCAGCGACCGCAGCCGTAACTGCCCTTAAAATTCGCCGCCCTAGCGTTACTGGCTGATAACCCGCTGCGATCGCCTGTTCAATCTCAGCGTCTGTCCATCCCCCCTCTGGACCAATTGCCACCACGACTCTTTCGATATCTGTGGATAGGCAAATTGTTAGCAAGGAGGGCGTAGCGTGTCTTGCTACACACAGATATCGATGACTATTGGTTTCTTCAGCCAGCCACTCTGGCCAGGATATAGGTTCCCTCAGATCTGGGACGGTCAGACGCTCTGACTGTTCCGCGGCCTCTGCAGCAATTCGCTGCCACCGTTGCAATTTATT
It contains:
- a CDS encoding winged helix-turn-helix transcriptional regulator; this translates as MTVTSTLEPTEVCLSGFHALSDPLRINVIESLRTQEMCVCDLCTQLNVSQSKLSFHLRVLKDAGLVRARPQGRWTYYSLNLPQFVTLEQYLSEFRRFSPIIPSQVCEA
- a CDS encoding 16S rRNA (uracil(1498)-N(3))-methyltransferase codes for the protein MQRLVVEAEQIQGQTLSLTKNQQHYLKRVLRLREGDRFLALNGQGELWLATLTLMGQQATLSSPAETVSSEQDLSGQKPWITLAACLPKQGFDEVVRQVTELGVDHIVPIISDRTLLRPRLNKLQRWQRIAAEAAEQSERLTVPDLREPISWPEWLAEETNSHRYLCVARHATPSLLTICLSTDIERVVVAIGPEGGWTDAEIEQAIAAGYQPVTLGRRILRAVTAAVAALTILQARFEFASMDPY
- a CDS encoding helix-turn-helix transcriptional regulator, with the protein product MSQDRASQKQTLAIDFTQEDAVSRVYPQAPLLSSKHLSWQGIHLSHYWQPPHETPEYQPRQYLICIHLGQPVTLQQQWQDGLSTNAFQSYGDVSIYPTMRSLRETWNADAEFLEIYLNPTLFSKVAYESFDGDSLEVLPQPNIRDPLIQQLGLSLKSELETTVVDTSNIESRGSRLLAESVSSVIVVHLLKQYSSRKPIIREYTDGLSQQKLQIAIEYIQAYLNTDISLDKLSQAVGMSMHHFSRLFKKSVGYSPYQYVLKCRIERAKMLLLQRQLSIADVAFAVGFASQSHFTQHFKRFVGITPKQFLKQ